AATTCCTTGTAGTGCGCCTGGCACAGATGAACGCTCTTCGATGGGTCGGCTATACTCAGTCCCGCTTTCTCGACCTTCTTTCCTGAGATGGACCTTACCGCCTCGGCCTTACAGCCCTCGATTTCGCACATCTGGACCTTGTCCACAGCATGCCTCGGTTCGGGCATGCACCGCTAATCCGGATGATGGTATTAAAAGCGTTCGCAAGATCGAATCAACACCAAAACCAATAATACGCTGTGAGTGTGTTGCGCGTCTCATGCCTCTTGTCGCACCATCGATACTGGCTGCGGACTCCTCAAAGCTTGGTGAGGAGGTCTTGAGAGTGTCCCAAGCAGGAGCGGACTACATCCACATCGATGTCATGGACGGCTTCTTCGTGCCCAACATCACGATAGGCCCGTCCATGGTCAAGAGCCTGCGGCAATACTCGAGCCTCCCGTTCATTTCGCACCTGATGATCACTCATCCAGAAAGGCACGTGAAGGCTTTCGCAGATAGCGGATCCGACATTATCGAGATCCACATCGAGGCCGAGCAAGATGTGAAGCAGACGCTACGCATGATCCGCGATCTGGGCAAGAAGCCGGGACTCGCCGTGAATCCTCCAACTCCAATCGACAAGGCGTTTCCATATCTGGACGAGATCGACCTGCTCTTGGTCATGTCTGTGAACCCTGGCTTCGGGGGTCAGATGTTCATGCCCGAGGTCCTTCCGAAGATAGGCCTGGCAAAGAAGGAGATGGAGCGCCTTGGCAGAAGCGTGCCCGTGGAGATCGATGGCGGCATAACGCCGGAGACTGGAGAGCTTGCGGCGAGGGCGGGTGCTGACATCCTGGCCGCCGGCACATCGGTGTTCAAGGCACCCAGCATGAGGGCGGCCATCGAGGCACTTAGGATGTGTGGCGCCTCGAAGGATTAATATCGTCGTGGATGCTCAAGGGGTCTGGTCATATGTCTGAAAGATTGCTTGAACACCCATTGCTCGTGTACGTCACGTTCGTGCTACCTATGCTGCTTCTGGTTGTGGGAATCGCGGTCAACGCGAGCGTCTTCCTGATCATGCTGGACTTGGCCTGGCTAGGCGTTTCGTTCATAATCCTTTACCTGCCGATCGCTTCGGACAACGGCTCTTCGCAGTGAGTCGGTCCATGCCAGTCTTGAGACCTTTGGGAGTTGACGGTCTATGGGAGTCGACATCTCGGGCCTGATCGAGGCCAGGAAGATCGCGCTCGAGGACCTCACTGGCAGGTCCATCGCGATCGATGCGTTCAACACCCTTTACCAGTTCCTTTCGATGATCAGGCAGCCCGATGGTACCCCCCTCATGGACAAAGACGGCAGAGTCACGTCTCATCTGTCCGGACTGTTCTACAGGAGCGCTGCCCTTCTGGAGCTAGGGATCAAACCCGCATACGTTTTCGATGGGAAACCGCCAGAGCTCAAGAAGAAGACCATCGAGGCCCGGAAAGCTGCGAAGGTCGTGGCTGAGAAAGAGTGGAAGAAGGCTCTTGAAGAGGGTGATCTCAAGAGAGCTCTGTCGAAGGCGACCAGGACATCGAGGCTCGATTCGGACATGATTGAGGAGTCTGTCTCTCTTCTGGACGCGATGGGCATTCCGTGGATCAAAGCTCCCGGCGAGGGGGAGGCTCAGATGAGTCACATGGCCAGAAGAGGGGATGTGTGGGCAGGCGCCTCCCAGGACTTCGATGCGATCCTGTTCGGAACGCCCAATCTTGTCAGGAACCTGACGCTCGCGGGAAAGCGCAGGCTGCCCTCTGGAAAGACAGTCGATGTCTTCCCTGAGGTTGTGACCTTGGGTGAGGTCCTGTCTGCGCTCGAGGTCACCAGAGAACAGCTGGTGGACATGGGCATACTCATAGGCACCGATTTCAACGAAGGAGTCAAGGGAATTGGGCCCAAGAAGTCCTTGACGCTCATCAAACGTCTGGGGAGTCTGGAGGCGATAAG
This portion of the Candidatus Thermoplasmatota archaeon genome encodes:
- the fen gene encoding flap endonuclease-1; the protein is MGVDISGLIEARKIALEDLTGRSIAIDAFNTLYQFLSMIRQPDGTPLMDKDGRVTSHLSGLFYRSAALLELGIKPAYVFDGKPPELKKKTIEARKAAKVVAEKEWKKALEEGDLKRALSKATRTSRLDSDMIEESVSLLDAMGIPWIKAPGEGEAQMSHMARRGDVWAGASQDFDAILFGTPNLVRNLTLAGKRRLPSGKTVDVFPEVVTLGEVLSALEVTREQLVDMGILIGTDFNEGVKGIGPKKSLTLIKRLGSLEAIRAEGKVQVPEEFGEVRRVFLEPEVTDSYSLKWKEIDGEKVRRIMCDRHGFSVDRVDAVVAKITAKDNVRSQKSLDSWS
- the rpe gene encoding ribulose-phosphate 3-epimerase yields the protein MPLVAPSILAADSSKLGEEVLRVSQAGADYIHIDVMDGFFVPNITIGPSMVKSLRQYSSLPFISHLMITHPERHVKAFADSGSDIIEIHIEAEQDVKQTLRMIRDLGKKPGLAVNPPTPIDKAFPYLDEIDLLLVMSVNPGFGGQMFMPEVLPKIGLAKKEMERLGRSVPVEIDGGITPETGELAARAGADILAAGTSVFKAPSMRAAIEALRMCGASKD